Genomic segment of Syngnathus acus chromosome 10, fSynAcu1.2, whole genome shotgun sequence:
aaagtaaaaattatGAATTACATTTCTCTTTCAAGAAATACATCAATATATTTTcaagtatatttttaaaaaaacaaaaagtgttgtCTTGTGAGTGGTGTTTATCTCATGAATTAGTAATATATTTTCAAGAAATTCACAAGTCAATGAAGtcatcctctttttttttatcgttttGTAGAAAGAATACCAGCACTTAAGTTCAGATTTTTGTCATGATAAATATGGTTGTTTTTTGAGGAAAAGAGGTAACCATGCCAGGATAGGGTCTGTTTTTCTTGACGTCATAAGCGTATGCAATCAAGTCAACCTTTTTCTGGAAAATACCTAACATTTCGTCCTAAACAAAAGATTTCATGTTGCAtaataacattttttatttttaaacaacccTCCCCAAGAAAACAACCCAAGAAAATATGACTTTTGTagttactttttgtgtttgtggccATAAAACACCCTTATAGTTCCCTACCCTTTCTTAGTGAGCCCacgtttcaaaacaaaaaatggtcAGTGGATGGTACGATGCAGTGTTTTAAAGTCTGCAGTGAGGTCACAGAGTGTAACGTGTCAGCACTTATTCCGCTCCCCACACAAGTCATCGATGGCATCGATGTTGGACCTGAGAGCCACTTTTGATGACAGAATGTCAAGCACTACGCTACATGTTCTCAAACTGAGCCGTAACttgcaaaataatttgcaatcattgttttttgtgtcaCTCAAAAGTGCCTACATACTTGATATATGATAACTCCTCCCCTCATCATTGCTTGggcaaattaaaatatcaattacataatttaatgacatcattgaACACTGCATCATTATTTTACGCTTTGTTATTGTGCAGTTCCTTTCCATGTGTACTCCTCGGCCCCTAGGGCAAGTACAAAAATTAATTGCAATAGATACGTACTGTATATACACAAAGACGGTCACAGCTGCTCAATAAGTTGCAGTAATCCTTTTTTGCAGGAGATGAAGCATATATGCCTCTTAATAGTGTCatattgtgtgtttattcCTCCCTTGCTTAAacgttgatgatgtcatgacaGATGCAAGTTTCACTAGCTCATTTGCAGCATTGTGTTAGAATTAAGCAAAGGACAGCTAGCAGAGTCTTTTGGGggggacatttttttaagaacctttgcattgttttcttttctaccCCCTCTCACAGAGCAATTACTGGAGTTCATGCATCAGCTGCCGGCCTTCGCCAACATGACCATGTCAGTGCGGCGTGAACTGTGCGCCGTCATGGTGTTCGCCGTGGTTGAGCGCGCCGGTACCATTGTTCTCAACGACGGCGAGGAGGTGCGTTTAttttgttgggaaaaaaaacttgaatgaATCTTCTCCCGTTTCGTGTATTTTCCGCTCTATTAAAGCTGAATGCAGAGCGTCTCGTCTCCCGTGGACCTCCTCGGGCGGCTGAAGCGAGACGTGGCTTTCAATGGCCACAATTTTGCCCCTCAACTGTACTTAGTCAGTGGGTTGACTGAACAGGCTTTAACCGCAGGAACTGATAGAAATGATCCGTGCCAAGGCAAATATGATAATGGCCTCGATAAATACACTGGCCGTGTTGACTTTTGTAAGTCGCATGTCATGCAAGTAAAAAATAGTGTTGTTCTTTCAAGATCCACCAGCCTTTCTTTGTGGGAATATTCGATATCATaaatataatacatttattcCCACATTATATTTTTGGGTCACAAATATTAATAAGGTATTGTTATGCGatcatgatttattttgtcccTTGAAGTTATACGTTATACTTCTATAAACAATGCTTTTTTCTTGCAgcgaaaaactttttttcatacaATTCTAACTTAGATCTTGAAAAGATGTTGACGTTATCCTTATAAGATTGAAAACAATTATACTTCCCTGAAAGATTACCAGTACTCAGTATTCTTATAAACATTTTCTCCCAAAACTCAGAAGTAATGATTTTGAGATATTGTTTTCTTGGAACAATTACAATGGTCCTCCcgtaacatttttttaaatatatcctCAAGTTGTACCAGTAGTCTTACAATTTCTTTTGCCaaaaaaaatgccacattATGCGCCACCTTTTTCTAAAAGGTATCCAACCATTTTTCTGAAAACCATACCTTATAAGATTTTGTTTAGGCCCATATTTTccaattgtttttatcattattaagTCAGTGTCAATCAGGAGCATTAAATGGACTGCGTGAGTTGTCACTATATTTATTTCACTggcataaataaatgaacagtTTTTTGTGCAGTTTGGAATCACTTGGCTAGAGTTTTCCTTGAATGGGTTAGCGTGTAGCATTAGCGATGCCTTTGTGACCAATCATGTGATGTGATGTTGCATCTCTAGCTCGACTCTTGGTCCGTGATTTTGAACGGCTCTGTGGAAGTGACATACCCCGAGGGGCGCTCGGAGATCCTGTGCATGGGCAACAGTTTTGGGGTGTCGCCCACCATGGAGAAGGAGTACATGAAGGGGGCCATGAAGACCAAGGTGGACGACTGCCAGGTAGCGTGTCCTTCACATGCCACCAAACACGCACGTTCAACGGCTGTCTAGGCTCCTTAATGGTGGAGGTCGTTTGCAGCTAATGTTCTCGCCCTGGCACCTCCTAACGACCCCCTGGGGGCCTCGCTGTTGACGACGCTCTCCAGGGAGTCAACTTAATGGGCCATTTTCAGGCAGCGCTTTCGCGCACGGTCGAGATGACCTCTTGTTTCGAAATGATGAGTAGTGCAAAGGAAACACCTTTGCCAACAATTTTCAGCCTCATCACCCGTTTAATATCACCATAGcaacaatgtcattttcaagatgCTGACATTATCAGGGAAATAACGATGAGCTTAAACGAGAAAAAAAGCGTACACACACTCAAATGTACTACACTCAAATGTACATAAAAATCAATGGTGCAAAGCCGTTAACATTTATGTCAAATCAAGCAGAACATAGTGTCGACTAAAGTTAGAAAATCTATCAAATTAATCGTGTTTTTGCGGCAAGATTGAACGTGAAGAAAATTTGACTTGTTGTTTtggatgtctttttttgtagtttgtgTGCATAGCCCAGCAAGACTACTGCTGCATCCTGAACCAAGTGGAGAAGAACATGCAGAAGGTGGAAGAGGAAGGCGAGATCGTCATGGTCAAGGAGCACAGAGAACTGGACCGAACCGGCACCCGGAAAGGACACATAGTCATCAAGGTGACTGCATAGGAACATTGCCGTCACCATTTGCAGTGTTGATTTTCTTCGTTATAACACCGCCACGCTTGCTCCACTCAGGGCACTCCGGAGCGTCTGACCATGCACCTGGTGGAGGAGCACTCGGTGGTTGATCCTACCTACATTGAGGACTTCCTGTTGACGTACAGGACATTCCTATCTAGCCCTATGGTGGTGGGCAAGAAGTTGCTGGAGTGGTTCCACGACCCCAGTCTCAGGGACAAGGTATAGAATCTCAAAagtaattaattttttaaaaattagatgaagaaatgtttttctttcatttttttgtccaggTGACACGGGTGGTTTTGTTGTGGGTGAATAACCACTTCAATGATTTTGAGGGTGACGCGGCAATGACTCACTTCCTGGAGGAGTTTGAAAACAACCTTGAGAGAGAAGTACGTTTCTGAAAAGTCAAATAATGAAAAGAAGACACGTTCTCCTCACACACAGCATGTTGTTGCATGCATCTTTAGAAAATGTGCGGCCACCTGCGGCTGTTGAACATCGCGTGCGCTGCCAAAGCCAAACCTCGCCTGGTGACGCTGACGAAAGCGTCCCGGGAGGCCGACCTTGCCTTCAGCCTGCTGGGAGGACAAGACAAAGGCTTCAGGGTCTTCATTGACGCCGTGGAGGCCGGGAGCAAGGCGGCGGAGGCCGGGCTCAAACGAGGGGATCAGGTAAAGAGTCGCGCAAAAACCTGTTTTTAGCATAtctgggtttttttctcatacAGACAACTAGAACAAAtaagtttttaaaatattgctttCTTTAATTTTCTGCTTCACCACTTGCCTGTCTCGCACACGCCCATTTGTTCCACTCACAAGGTCAAATTGTATATGAGCATCCTCAAATTCTCCTATCCTGTATTTTGTTCTTTGCTGCTTGCCCGCCTCCCACACCCCCGCTCCAAAGGTAACAAGCTAAGCCACATATGAACATCCTGAACTAATCTAagcgacatttaaaaaaagtgttctGGTTTGAAAGCATCACCCAAATTTAATCCAGAGTCCACCTTTGGGGACCTTTCTTGATCAAACGTAATGTGCTAACAAGCCTCTTTCGTGTCCCCCTTGGACCGCCGTCTAAGTAAAGGCCATCCTGCGCTCCTCTCAGGCcagtaaaaacacaaacaacggCAATTAGCCAACTAGACTCCACAGCATCTGCTCCCTGCCCAAGGACAAGCACCCACAGGTGGATGACTAAACTTCACCTCTGACTAATAAGAACGTCGGGACCGACTCCCGGTGGATCGTGTTAGTTAGGTAGCGAGCAAAAATAGCAAAGCACGCGGAAAGAAGAGCTGCAGGGAATGTTTGGATCGGACGAGACTTAACGCGGATTCAGACACTCTCAAGATGGGTTTCCAGGATTAAGGAGACTTTAGCTGGAAAGCTCAGAACATCGGCAAGAGCGAAAGTGCTTGCGAAGTCCAGCTTTGAGGAGAAAGCCAGCAAAGTGCTTGCTTCCACCAGCTAGctcagttttaaaaaaaaaaaaaatgttttggtctATCACAAAACTAACAAATATTTGCTTGCGTTAATAtcctttaacatttccctttTTTCAAGTCGTAGATTACAATTGTCCGACACATTTGCAATATCAATGAAATGGCTACATTTGTGCATCCTTGATGGAAATTAGGTGGAGTCACTCACCTCTAGTCCAAACATTATATGCAGTGTGTGAGGCAGGCAACCAGACAAAGAGAAACGTTACGCTTTAAAATCATTGTCTTAACTTGAGCACTCCTGTGTCTTGTTTTCCTTGCCGTCAAGATCTTGGAGGTGAATGGGCAGAACTTTGAGAATGTACAACTCAGCAAAGCCAATGAGATACTGAAGAACAACACGCACTTGTCCATAACTGTGAAAACCAACCTtttaggtaaaaaaaacaagaaaaaaaacacatgcacactcaaaatgcattttacttTTTCTGTTGGTGACTTTTGATTGCTGACATCTCAGGATGCTGTCAATTTTCCAGCCTGTAGTTTGTGTACAGGAAATATCGTCTTTGGACACAACTTTTTTGCATCCACAATTATGGTCAATTTAAGAAATTATTTTCCCCACAAATCACAAAACAGATGTAAAGTGTTTGCAACAAATCTATTAACACTCTTAAGTGTTCGATTGTCTGAGAATTGCTGTAAAACTTAATCTCTTCCCCATATTGTTTCCTCAAGGTTGAAAGTCTAGATTAATTTTTAGGCATTAAAGAGTGACTTGGTACAGTATATTTGAGtaagtaatgtttttttaaacagatgaGTGTGTACCAATACCAGGTAGTATCTAATTCAGACGAGTATCGGCTTCTTGTGGAGGTTGACGAAACCAGTCACTAAACTTAAGGctaggaaaaaagaaaaaaaactcatgaCATAACATAACCAAATCTATTGTGCCCAACCCTGTGCAGTGTTTAAAGAGCTGCTAACCAGACCAGAGCAGGAGCTTCACGGCGACGTGGATGGCGAGGACGAGCACGACCGAAAGAACGGCGCGCCGCACCTGCCCAAGATTGGCGACATAAAAAAAGCCAGCCGCTACTCAATACCGGACCTGGCGGTTGATGTGGAGCAAGTGATGGGCCTGGAGAAGGCCAGCAAGAAGGTCAAGAGCAACTCGGTGGGCGGACGCAACAAGCTCAAGAAGATTTTTGACAAGACACTCACCAGCATCCTGCCTCCCAAACCTTACAAGTAAGTTGGGCATGGTTTGTGTCTTTTTCTCGAGAAACAAGaaagtttcaaaataaagccaaaCAAAAGTCTACAATAACAGGAAGCGCAAACGGAAAAAACACCCTGTCACTTTTGTATGTTTAACTTCTTCTATTTAACTAATTCATGCTGCAACTTTCTGTCCGTTTCCCGCAGCGACGTTTGCGTGGGCCAGTCGCAGGACGACAGCATTGTGGGCATGAAGCAGTCCAAGCAGATCCCGCCGGCGCTCCCCGTCAGCGGCAACCTGTCATCGTCCAACCCCGACCTGCTCCAGTCGCACCACCGTATCCTGGATTTCAACAACCAACCCGGTGAGCCTTGTCATCGCTAATCCTGTTCCACTTTTAAAACCAGCTAATCTCTGCTAATATTTACCAACACGTTATTTGTGTTCTTCCAGTGCCGGTCAACCTGAGTAAGTACTTTGTGTACCTGGTGATCCCTTCCTTTACCCTGGGCACAATTGCACCTTTGATGGCCATTGGCGGTTATTGCTAATTTCGCGTAAAGCCTGTGCATTCACTGGGGCTAATCAAGTCAAGCGCCAGCCTTCTTCTCCTGTGGGTCTTTGTTTGCGTCTTTTAATCACACTAGTTAATGGAATCACATGGAATGCTGGGTTACtggtggagggaaaaaaatgttctttgctTGAATGGTCTTAATGAGAAGCATGAATCCAAATATACTGAGCGTTCATTCATCATTGGAGTTACGTTCCAGATCAACCTGCAATTGGTGAAAATACACAATGAAGAGAATTTGTtgattttctgttttatttgcacaagtatttttttgttatgtttACATTGGGTCCCGTTTACATTGCATTACACATTTATGCCATGAGCCTGTTCTTGTTCCACAATGTTTcgataacatatatattgtTGTACTTTGACGTTTGTCAACTTTGCTTTTGTTCCATTAGAATTCAATTTCAACCACAGCACGTTTACGTAGACAACCAGCCCAAATGAACAACAGTAGTTTGCTGgtaacatccatccatgatTTTAGAACAATGGTTTTGaccaactctctctctctgcagaTATGTCTGACCAGGTGCTGCGGGTCTTTAAAGCGGACCAGCAGTCGCGTTACATCATGATTGGCAAGGACACCACAGCCAAGGAGGTAGTGGCCCAGGCCATCCGCGAGTTTGCGCTGACAGCCGCGCCCGAGGCCTATTCGCTGTGCGAGGTATCGGTCACACCCGAGGGCGTCATCAAGCAGAGGCGGCTGCCCGACCAGCTCTCAAAGCTAGCCGACAGGATACAGCTGAGCGGAAGGTAGACACTCGCGCAACCTCTTGCGTATACTGCATGTTATAATTTCGTTCGGATTCAAATAGAAaaaagtttgcattttctttgccCCAAGAAAATTTTGATCAAAAAGACGTGTATCTCgtatttttagttttcttttttttctccgctttttatttggaactCAGAAACACTTAgtatattgtgttttttttgttacaaataataaaatacttgCGAATTGGAAACAACTTGACCGAAGCAAAACATGTGTCTCATAGCACTGGAATAAAAGTCATAACGCTCACGTAATGCCTTATTTTTCCACAAACAGGTACTACCTAAAGAGCAACATGGAGACAGAGACACTGTGCTCGGACGAGGACGCCCAGGACCTCCTTCGCGAGGGCCAGATCTCGCTGCTGCAGCTGAGCACGGTGGAGGTGGCCACGCAACTGTCCATGCGTGCCTTCCAGCTCTTCTGCGCCATCGAGCCCACCGAGTACATCGACGACCTGTTCAAACTGCGCCCCAAGGGGGGCGGCGCCACCAGCCTCAAGCGCTTCGAGGAGGCCATCAACCACGAGACCTTCTGGGTGGCCACAGAGGTCACGCGGGAGGCCAATCAGCTCAAGCGCATGAAGACCATCAAGCACTTCATCAAGATTGCGCTGCACTGCCGCGAATGCAAGAACTTCAACTCCATGTTTGCCATTATCAGGTTCGACGCGCTCTGTACCCCTTCCACATTTGTTAGTCATTTAAATGGGTTGTTGTTTAATCACTTACAGCTAGTTGGGCACTTATTTAGTTAGTTGCTTGGGTAGTTGTTTTTCTGGTTGGTTAATACTTAGTATATAGAATAATTTAATCCCTTAAGGCAGttgttttaattcttttttccttttttttccctcccccttAGCGGTTTGAACTTGGCTCCCGTCTCCCGCCTTCGAGGAACGTGGGAGAAGCTGCCCAGCAAGTACGAGAAGCTCTTTGGCGATCTGCAGGACTTGTTCGATCCCTCCAGGAACATGGCTAAGTACCGAAACGTCCTCAACAACCAGAACCTGCAGCCGCCCATCATCCCGCTCTTTCCTGTCATTAAGAAGGACCTGACCTTCCTGCACGAAGGTACGCCatgggaaaacatttttgtaattatttcatcatttttgtatttaaaaataatttgtgatGTGCTGGCTCCAGGTAACGACTCCAAAGTTGACGGCCTAGTGAACTTTGAGAAGCTGCGAATGATCGCCAAAGAAATCCGCCACGTGGGCCGCATGGCTTCGGTCAACATGGACCCTAACCTCATGTTCAGGACGAGGTACGGAAGCcctaggaaaaaaacatgtagcTCTCAGAAAGCTTCTCCTGTTGTTGAAACCAATGTCAGTGTCTCCATTAAGTGGTCTTTAAGCTCCTCTccagtggcttttttttcctacgcGGTGGCGTTTGATTTTCTTTGGTGGTCTTTGGTACTCTTTCCTGTGCTTAAAAGCTTGTTttgtcttcttcctcttgCTCATCCCCCCCTCCGCCCCCCACGCTTGTCTGTTCGTGGCCTCTAGGAAGAAGAAGTGGAGAAGTTTAGGGTAAGTTTACATGTGCCTCCACATTTCTTTGCTGGCTTTCCTTTGACCAGGTTGACTTGAATGGCTTTACTAataatacatacagtacagtgaGCCCGTGCTCATTCAGTTATAACATGAGTTCCTAATTGTGCACGTTCTCCACCCATGGTGTTGATGCATTCCGATCCTCTCCATTTTaagcgccatcttgtggcatctatgTTCAATTAGAAGGCCGTTTTGGGGAGCGGCTATTATTTGCAGATTTTCACTATTCCTGGCAAGGCTTGGTAATAGCTCGGGTTCACTGTACTCCCTCTCAACAACTAACACGGGTCATTTTGCTGGCGATTACCTTGACAGGAGTGGGAAATGGGGGGGACTAAATGTTAATGCTAAATATTGTAATTGCGTTGTTCTAACAGTGTAATAACATTTCATTACACTGTAAATTACATTGCACTAGTATGATGATAACATTCCGAGCATCTTGCCACCAGCAAAGTCGATCCCTTGATTATGCATGCCCATCAGTCTTCTTTTATAATAGATTTTACAATTCCTGTTgagacttttttatttatgtatttttctacATATATCTGTAAGAATACTTATTTTGTCATGCACATGCATTTCTATGCACAGTTTATAGATATGTTTTTAAGGTAGATGGCGACATTTACTTTCTAAATagttccttttattttttcctccccccccaTTATTTAAGAGATCCATAGGCCTCTTGACAAATGACATTCCCTTTCATCattcttgacatttttgtggtACGCATACTCACCATTTAATGGCAAGCCTGGGGGAGAAAACACGAGTTGTTGTACGTGATGAATGTTTTCTAATTAGGGGGGGTTTATCTCCACAGATCATATCTCATTACTTGTTAAAAACCATCTTGTAATCCTGTGGAATGTAGGTTGTAATTACGCTATAAAAGAGATTACACGAACCACAAGAATGTCAACTATGAAGGCAAGTAATAAACTCACAGCCACTTTATTCTACCTGGAATACTGTGGAATTCTTTTCGGAGCACCTAATGCTGCTTTTCTGCATGTTTAGCATCACAAGACTCAAGTCAAGAGTGCACGTTATTAATACCCATTGCGTCTACATTGGCTATTTCTTCTGTGTTTCTGTCTTATGTAGCTCCTTAAGTCAAGGCAGCGCCAACGCAGCCGTGCTGGACGTTAACCAGGCGGGCGGCCACAAGAAGCGCGTGCGACGCAGTTCCTTCCTCAACGCCAAGAAGCTGTACGAGGATGCACAGATGGCTCGCAAGGTCAAGCAGTACCTGGCCAACCTCAGTCTGGAGACCAATGAGGAGAGCCTGCAGACGCTCTCTCTGCAATGCGAACCCTCTGTCAGCACACGTGAGTCACACACACTAGAAAACAACACGTTTGTTTTTGCTATGTTATTGGTAATACAAAATTTCAATGTAGTCCCTACTCCACCCATGTAATACATTGGACTTTTTTCAGCATGTCTCAAACCCTAACGTGCGTTGTGCCTCCTAGTGCCCAAGAACTCAGGGGTCCGCCGTGCCGACACTTCCCCCGTGGTGTCCAGAGCGGCCAGCCAGCAGAGAGGGCAACTGGCCAAAGGCTCCCAGGCCTTGCAGGTGCCCGCCGTGGCCCTGTACCCATCGCGCAAGAAGGTGCCTGTAAAGGACCTGCCTCCCTTTGGTAAGATTAATAGTGGGAgaagaaatcaaatgttttatcatatAAATTCTCAGCGTTTTCGCAGGTACATCATGTGGTCAAATGTATTGAGACGGACAACTGCCTCTTTGTTTCAGGCACCAGCTCCCCTCAGTCGCTGAAGAAAATCCTGTCTCTGTCGGAAGAGGCCAGCGAGCGCCATCGCAGACATCCCGACGATGCCACAGCGTCCAACGCCACCTCGCAGCTCTCCTCTCCGCCCGGCTCCCCACAGAGCTCCCCCAAGAAGGGTAAACACACCAATGTGGTATAGTTCCACCCCCTGCTGCTTGGCTTGTGCGCTGCACATGTCACAAATTGGATCAATAGAATTCAGTTACTACTCTATATGAAATGAatactcattttcaaaattaattatGCAAATTTGACAtgacttcatttattttagcaTTATTTACTGTTTTGCTGGGATTTTTCTTACTCATTCCTTACCATTATAATGATATGTCACCATATACTTTTGTCAGTATCATTTAGATTTTTGTGAGTTTCCAATATATTACTGGCCTTTATTTGGATGAgttattttagatttttgtttaataattattttagttTAACACTGAGTGTTTGCCccatttattacatttatttgaattaaaatcatttaacttttttatttactttagaATAatgtatctatttttttcttcacatttattttcatgacggctttttcttttttttttaaaggcaaagTGACTTATTTTTGACATGTGTGTTACAGGTTTCAACCGCATGGGCGACTCGTACTCTGACTGCAGTCAGAGTGAGATGTCGTCTCGCTCCAGCCTTCTCAGCAACTTGTCTTTCGAGGACGAGCGGCGCCTGAGGCATTCGGGGGGCGTCGGCGAGTCCCATGTCGGTGGAATGCGCCTAGAACGGCGAGCCGCCACCGATCCCGACCAGTATAGTCTAGGGTACGTGACTACGTTGCGCAACTGAAGTCACGCATCTAAAAtgagaacatttttgtttcgttttgaTGTAGCTATAAATTTTTTCAATGAACAAACGTGTTTTCCGGCACTCTACACATCAAAATCAATCAAGAAAGCATATTGTCTTGTGGCATTTGGATGATAAGCAATACGGTCGATTGCTTTACACCAGAGGATGTGACCATGGCGTTTGTGTGGCAGGTCGTACTCGTCGATGCAGGACTGTAGGGGCATCTATGCGGGCTGCCCCACGGTGTTGTCGTCACCCAGCTCTGAGGAGCTGACCCAGGACCAGGGGGACCGCGTGTCCCTGGACGCGGCCGATAGCGG
This window contains:
- the rapgef2 gene encoding rap guanine nucleotide exchange factor 2 isoform X2, whose protein sequence is MKMASYVDNSFREAVMMNPADRTQQDLEIVYSYLHGMEALSNLREHQLRIMCETVRYERHEANEVLYYPDDIGSCWYILLSGSVFIKESMFLPRSSFGKRSAGSLRRGCECIVLEPSEMIVVDYMDENEEYFQRQASHRQSRRRFRKINQKGERQTIIDTVDPYPAGKPPMARGYHTLPADFSRLHLADGLHPQVTHVSSSHSGCSITSDSGSSSLSDIYQATENESGDMDLSGLPETAVDSEEDDDEEDIERASDPLMSRDIVRDCLEKDPMDRTDDDIEQLLEFMHQLPAFANMTMSVRRELCAVMVFAVVERAGTIVLNDGEELDSWSVILNGSVEVTYPEGRSEILCMGNSFGVSPTMEKEYMKGAMKTKVDDCQFVCIAQQDYCCILNQVEKNMQKVEEEGEIVMVKEHRELDRTGTRKGHIVIKGTPERLTMHLVEEHSVVDPTYIEDFLLTYRTFLSSPMVVGKKLLEWFHDPSLRDKVTRVVLLWVNNHFNDFEGDAAMTHFLEEFENNLEREKMCGHLRLLNIACAAKAKPRLVTLTKASREADLAFSLLGGQDKGFRVFIDAVEAGSKAAEAGLKRGDQILEVNGQNFENVQLSKANEILKNNTHLSITVKTNLLVFKELLTRPEQELHGDVDGEDEHDRKNGAPHLPKIGDIKKASRYSIPDLAVDVEQVMGLEKASKKVKSNSVGGRNKLKKIFDKTLTSILPPKPYNDVCVGQSQDDSIVGMKQSKQIPPALPVSGNLSSSNPDLLQSHHRILDFNNQPVPVNLNMSDQVLRVFKADQQSRYIMIGKDTTAKEVVAQAIREFALTAAPEAYSLCEVSVTPEGVIKQRRLPDQLSKLADRIQLSGRYYLKSNMETETLCSDEDAQDLLREGQISLLQLSTVEVATQLSMRAFQLFCAIEPTEYIDDLFKLRPKGGGATSLKRFEEAINHETFWVATEVTREANQLKRMKTIKHFIKIALHCRECKNFNSMFAIISGLNLAPVSRLRGTWEKLPSKYEKLFGDLQDLFDPSRNMAKYRNVLNNQNLQPPIIPLFPVIKKDLTFLHEGNDSKVDGLVNFEKLRMIAKEIRHVGRMASVNMDPNLMFRTRKKKWRSLGSLSQGSANAAVLDVNQAGGHKKRVRRSSFLNAKKLYEDAQMARKVKQYLANLSLETNEESLQTLSLQCEPSVSTLPKNSGVRRADTSPVVSRAASQQRGQLAKGSQALQVPAVALYPSRKKVPVKDLPPFGTSSPQSLKKILSLSEEASERHRRHPDDATASNATSQLSSPPGSPQSSPKKGFNRMGDSYSDCSQSEMSSRSSLLSNLSFEDERRLRHSGGVGESHVGGMRLERRAATDPDQYSLGSYSSMQDCRGIYAGCPTVLSSPSSEELTQDQGDRVSLDAADSGRGSWTSCSSGSHDNIQTMQQGRSWETLAFSGGLPPAGGPEALLWAAQTRGSWASAGSSSSSSAAYWGEDSEGDTGTIKRRGGKDVNADAETSSITSTGSEEAKHTGRPSPSPVTAACKGLISRKEGRYREPPPTPPGYTALTISDLADGQSPPPPGPNSTTSATPTSRRPPDYTTALQRSRMITQSPDSQAHQAASKQRTSNLRCVRDDDDEAAAEAEEEEGESPKLVALRKPRAQRTPRPPRP
- the rapgef2 gene encoding rap guanine nucleotide exchange factor 2 isoform X1, with the translated sequence MKMASYVDNSFREAVMMNPADRTQQDLEIVYSYLHGMEALSNLREHQLRIMCETVRYERHEANEVLYYPDDIGSCWYILLSGSVFIKESMFLPRSSFGKRSAGSLRRGCECIVLEPSEMIVVDYMDENEEYFQRQASHRQSRRRFRKINQKGERQTIIDTVDPYPAGKPPMARGYHTECNKLPADFSRLHLADGLHPQVTHVSSSHSGCSITSDSGSSSLSDIYQATENESGDMDLSGLPETAVDSEEDDDEEDIERASDPLMSRDIVRDCLEKDPMDRTDDDIEQLLEFMHQLPAFANMTMSVRRELCAVMVFAVVERAGTIVLNDGEELDSWSVILNGSVEVTYPEGRSEILCMGNSFGVSPTMEKEYMKGAMKTKVDDCQFVCIAQQDYCCILNQVEKNMQKVEEEGEIVMVKEHRELDRTGTRKGHIVIKGTPERLTMHLVEEHSVVDPTYIEDFLLTYRTFLSSPMVVGKKLLEWFHDPSLRDKVTRVVLLWVNNHFNDFEGDAAMTHFLEEFENNLEREKMCGHLRLLNIACAAKAKPRLVTLTKASREADLAFSLLGGQDKGFRVFIDAVEAGSKAAEAGLKRGDQILEVNGQNFENVQLSKANEILKNNTHLSITVKTNLLVFKELLTRPEQELHGDVDGEDEHDRKNGAPHLPKIGDIKKASRYSIPDLAVDVEQVMGLEKASKKVKSNSVGGRNKLKKIFDKTLTSILPPKPYNDVCVGQSQDDSIVGMKQSKQIPPALPVSGNLSSSNPDLLQSHHRILDFNNQPVPVNLNMSDQVLRVFKADQQSRYIMIGKDTTAKEVVAQAIREFALTAAPEAYSLCEVSVTPEGVIKQRRLPDQLSKLADRIQLSGRYYLKSNMETETLCSDEDAQDLLREGQISLLQLSTVEVATQLSMRAFQLFCAIEPTEYIDDLFKLRPKGGGATSLKRFEEAINHETFWVATEVTREANQLKRMKTIKHFIKIALHCRECKNFNSMFAIISGLNLAPVSRLRGTWEKLPSKYEKLFGDLQDLFDPSRNMAKYRNVLNNQNLQPPIIPLFPVIKKDLTFLHEGNDSKVDGLVNFEKLRMIAKEIRHVGRMASVNMDPNLMFRTRKKKWRSLGSLSQGSANAAVLDVNQAGGHKKRVRRSSFLNAKKLYEDAQMARKVKQYLANLSLETNEESLQTLSLQCEPSVSTLPKNSGVRRADTSPVVSRAASQQRGQLAKGSQALQVPAVALYPSRKKVPVKDLPPFGTSSPQSLKKILSLSEEASERHRRHPDDATASNATSQLSSPPGSPQSSPKKGFNRMGDSYSDCSQSEMSSRSSLLSNLSFEDERRLRHSGGVGESHVGGMRLERRAATDPDQYSLGSYSSMQDCRGIYAGCPTVLSSPSSEELTQDQGDRVSLDAADSGRGSWTSCSSGSHDNIQTMQQGRSWETLAFSGGLPPAGGPEALLWAAQTRGSWASAGSSSSSSAAYWGEDSEGDTGTIKRRGGKDVNADAETSSITSTGSEEAKHTGRPSPSPVTAACKGLISRKEGRYREPPPTPPGYTALTISDLADGQSPPPPGPNSTTSATPTSRRPPDYTTALQRSRMITQSPDSQAHQAASKQRTSNLRCVRDDDDEAAAEAEEEEGESPKLVALRKPRAQRTPRPPRP